Part of the Macadamia integrifolia cultivar HAES 741 unplaced genomic scaffold, SCU_Mint_v3 scaffold_158A, whole genome shotgun sequence genome is shown below.
aacggaagaaaggggaaggtaagctctaacaccctcaccattactcccttattgaactgtgcggccgaccctgacttgagcgtcggaggactaaccccggacaaagttccgggcctccgtcgtctgtgtttgtgtaggttggactagcggggtttttggcagcaacagatgtCAAATTTGTTGAGAGATTAAATAATCCGATTCTTATGATCATCCATATCAATGTATCAATCCAGACAGACAAAGCCAAAAAGTCCAGAAAACCAGAGGCGGTATTATTAATGGAGGAGTTGTCCCAAGTATAAGTTCGGAACTTGCTGCAGGTTACCatgattttatttgtttatttttattccaCCTCTTTCGTCTTAAACAGTTTTTCTCGAATCTTCCGTTTTATTTCTTATTCCTAAGCATAGTCAGTAAAAATAAGAAAGCAgacggtatgggttttaaacaacATGATCAaataaatagttaaaaaaataaagaatggtAAAAAACGAAAAGCGGACGGTACAAATTTTAAACGTATAGATTTCAAATAAACCAAACTAAAACAAAGTAATATACTCAtaaaaattaaggaattattacatgaatatttACATACAatattcaaaacaactacaatatccaaTATTAATGCATATACATCCCAtatctcattataagttttaaaacatcattgaatatcatcaaATACCAACTCTAAATTCTTACACCATACATGTTCAAAGTTTTGTTGAGCAATGTGACTAGACTATtatgttcattgttgtcaacatagtcaacataCTCCCGAAGTGATATATGTTCATTTGGAGTTGGAAATCATCACTTTTCAGCAAATACATtagtttatagctcaatttcagGGTCCATGTATTGAATTTGACTTAAAGGTAATTATCATGATAAATATAGTACATCGAGTaagcttcaagttggtgaaaaaATCAAGTTGATCGGAGTTCGGGAGATAGAGATATGTATGTTAcaaaaatcaagtcttaaaaaacgcCACAAAAATGGGAACGTGTTTAAAATGGAAATGCTTGAAGTTTGCtgtttttttcagtttctttaATAAACATACCGTAAATCGTGTTTTAAActgtaaaaatacaaaaacgCATGTAAAAAGAAGTTTTTGTTTTGGCTAATAGTGTTCCTGAGCacgatttatttatttatttgtcgtGAGCACGATTAAAGACTAAACGAAACTTCTTTAATAATTAAAAGGAAATTAGAGATTTTAATTTTAACCCCTATTTAAGTCCTATCAGACTTATCTTAACAATTAACTTGGCACTGCACACCAGTGAGTTTTCCTTTCattgaaaattcatccaagTATAGTTCTTCCTTCGATCGAATCTCCTGTTTCAAAGAAATCTCTGGTAATTGAAAACACGAAGGATAGGGACACAGATAATTTGCCAGTTCGAGTCAGCTTTTAAAGCAATGCAGAGAAGCAATTTGGGGGAGTCCGGTAAGTCCAACCAAATTATAAGGCGCTTCTCCGGAGATGAAAGCCAACAAGTTGGGATGAGGAATAGCAGTGACGAAATGAAGAGGAGAcgagaaaaagagaaggttgAGACTCTGGTGCACTTAATCTTCTGGGGCCCCAAGTAATCAATCAATCTATTTTACTTCTGGAGTAAGCAATCGATATGCATGTGTTTAGATCCTGAGAGTTtctgttgaaataaaaatcataataatgAGTGAGTATTGTACAAGAGTTGTCTTAATGATTCCACAGCCTATTTAGATCAGTTCAAAGGTTACGGTTTCTGGTTAGATGAAAGATCTAGTGACAACAAAGTATAAGTGGCATGTAATTTTTCTGTTCCATTAATGAAACCCTTCATCTAATTAGGAGATTATGTTTGATGATGCTGAGTACTAACTTGGAATTGATTCCAGAAATCGAGCAGAGCAAAAATGAAATAGAAGGAAACAAATGATATGGGAACTAATGACGTATGATCTTTTTTAACTTTTCGTCTAGAATCAATTAATGTTCTCAATCAGTATTTACAGAATCGATGAAATAGGAGTAATACAGCTCTCGAATGGCACGCGTCGTGAGCAATAGAGAGATTTGGAGCTCTCAGTTGGGACCCCAACAACTCAAGTACATTACTTTTCTCAGAGATTCTTCCGATTGCTTCATCTTCTCATGGCTTGAAACAACCTTCTTAGCCATCAccattgaagaagaggaagagggaagtCTTTTGGCTTGAGAAAAAGATCCGCAATTGTTCTTGGCATGTTGATGGAAGGATCTCAAGGCGTAATTCCATCTACAGAACCCTTGATCCTTGAGTGCTTCGACAGCCCCAACGCTTGCAGCCACGATCCAAGCTCTGCTTGTGGAACTCATTTTCTGTTCTATATTTGCTTGTGTTGTTGCTTCTGATCTTTGAATCTCGAGAATCAAGTAGACTGAGAATTTATGGCTTGTGAACCTACGAACTCAGTTTGAATTGAGCTTGAAAGGATAAGGTAGACACAGAGACCTTAAGTAGGAAGAGGGCGAGAGATAGTGATGATTAGATCACTGAAACTATGAGTCAATTAGAACCGTGGGCGGTTTTGCCAATGGCTTTAGAACTCGCAAGAGCCAATTGTTTTATCccaatataatatataaattgAATAGCTTACCCATCTAGTTAGGTGCACTATACCAGAATACCAGATACAAGGAGGCAGAATAGGTAATCCAATCCGATATCTTCACCAGATAATACATTAGAAATAATATCAGAAATTAATTTAAGCTTACCCATCCAGTTAGGTTTTGCCAAGCTTTGAGCCTTTGACAataagtaagggtgtcaatgtataatcgaaaccgtttatcaGAATTGAAACCAACTTGTTATAACTGAACCAAGCCGCACTATGGTaaattgattcgattttggttttataagCCATAATTTTGGTTCGACATTGAATTGAACCAAGAAACCGATGGTTAACTGgcacctagtattaaagacttaaag
Proteins encoded:
- the LOC122070938 gene encoding uncharacterized protein LOC122070938, with the protein product MSSTSRAWIVAASVGAVEALKDQGFCRWNYALRSFHQHAKNNCGSFSQAKRLPSSSSSMVMAKKVVSSHEKMKQSEESLRKVMYLSCWGPN